AACACGGGGGTTGTCGCCTTTTTTCAGCAAGCCAAGGAAAGCTTTTGTCATGCGCATGGGGCCAATGGTGTTGGTGTTAATTGCATCGGTAATTTTTTTTAAAGCGATCTCTTCAAGTCGCTCCTCGTTGGGTTTGGGATAAATCGCTGCATTGTTGATCAGAATATCCAGCCCGGTTACATAAGAGCCCGCTTCTTTTGCACACGCAGAAACTGAATTGTCATCAGCAACATCACAGCAAACAATTTCAAGACTGCCTTCATGTTCTCTTTTTAATTTGATCAGTTCCCCCGTCTTTTCGGGATTTCTGCAGGCGGCAATTACCAATGCCTTTTCCTTGAGAAATGATTTGACCAGTGCAAGGCCGATACCTCGGTTCGAGCCGGTGATAAGAATATTCATACAAACAGTCCTCCTTTTAGATATCATCAGTATAAGATAGTTTTTTCCATACATAGCGCAAATCTGAATTGTTCACAAGCATGGTATATTATTAACGTTTAACAAAAAACAGAAGTGCACCGGTTGATACCACGGTAAACCAAGGCGATATTGTATGCAACAGTGTAATCGCTGCAGGCATGACGTTCCCGGCGCTCAGAAGTTCCTCCGTAATTATATTTTCAAGCAATATGGGCTTTGATTTCTTTCAAAAAGATCGTTCCATACATCTCAAGCTTTACATCACCGACACCGTTGACCATGCTCATCGCCCCTAATGAAGATGGCATCCTGGCGCACATGTCGTGAAGAGTTCTGTCGGAAAAGATGATATAGGGCGGAACTCCCTTTTCGCTTGCCAGGTGGCGGCGAAGGGCACGCAAACGATCGAAAAGCACGATATCCCCGCCTGAGGCTTTTACAGGGCGAGATGGCTTTCCGGTCCTGGCGTTAGGCGCGGCATTTTTCGGTGTTTCAGCTTTGAGCGCCGTTTTCAATGAGCGCTCGTTGCGAAGAATGCGGAATGCATCAACGCAAAGGGTAACAACAGGATAATTTCCAGCGGTGCGGTCGAGGATATCCTGTCCGATCATTTCGTCAATAAGTCCCTGCCAGTATTTCTTGGGTTTTTCCTTGCCTTTGCCGTAAAATTCGAGTTCATTATGGCCCTGTTCCCGGATACGTTTTGTATTGGCGCCCCGGATAATATCGATAATATGCAGGATACCGAACCGCTCGTGTGTTTGGTGGATTATTTTGATTATCAAACGTGCATCACCGGTGGCATCGTGCAGAAGGACACTTGATTCACAAATGTCGCAGGCATCGCATTTGTCACTTTCAGCCATTTCGCCAAAATAGGCGAGGATCTTTTTTCGGCGGCATATGGTCCGGTTCTGGGCATAGGTGACCATTTCATTCAGCGATGCCCCCAGCCGTCGGCGCTCTGTTGTGTCTTCGATTTTGTCGATAAAATACCGGATTTTAGGGACATCGCCCCATCCGAAAAAGAGCACGCATTCCGCCTTATCGCCGTCTCTTCCGGCACGGCCGGTCTCCTGGTAGTACGATTCCATGTTCTTGGGAAGATCGCCGTGGATGACAAACCGGACATTGGGTTTGTCGATTCCCATACCGAAGGCGATCGTCGCCACGACCACATCGACTTCATCACGATTAAAGGCCTCCTGATTTCGTTGCCGTATTTCATTGTCGAGACCGGCATGATAGGGGATCGCCCGGATGCCGCATTTGCAGAGATATTCGGCAGTGGATTCGACATTGTTGCGCGTTGTACGATACACAATGCCGCTTCCGGCCTGTGTATTGATAATATACTCGGCAATCTGCTTTTCGATATCCGATTTCTGTTCTGTCCGGTAGTAAAGGTTTGGACGGTTGAAGGATGCTCGTACAGTAAGTGGATTACGGAGTCCCAGCCGTGTGATAATATCATTCTGGACCCGGTGGGTTGCCGTTGCCGTGAATGCGGCAACCGGTACTTCGGGAAATCGTTTGATAATTTCGGATAAGTACAAATACTCAGGCCTGAAATCGTGACCCCAGTCGGAAATGCAATGGGCTTCATCGACCGCAGCCATGCATAGGGGGACGTGCGAGAGATTATTCAGAAAGGTATCCATGGTGAAACGTTCGGGCGAAATATAAAGGAGATCAATAGCTCCATTGTAAAGATCGCCGAAAACCTGGATGCGTTCCTGGTCACTTTGTGCCGAATTGATACAGGCGGCCCTGATTCCGTTGGTGCGCGCGGCATCCACCTGATCTTTCATCAGAGCAATAAGCGGGCTGATAACAAGGCAGGTTCCGTTCATCATCAATGAGGGCATCTGGAAGCAGAGCGATTTGCCGCCACCGGTGGGCATGACCGAAAAGCAGTCGCGTCCCGAAACGATCGCTTCGACAATCTCACGCTGATAGGGCCTGAAT
This DNA window, taken from Chitinivibrionales bacterium, encodes the following:
- a CDS encoding SDR family NAD(P)-dependent oxidoreductase; this translates as MYGKNYLILMISKRRTVCMNILITGSNRGIGLALVKSFLKEKALVIAACRNPEKTGELIKLKREHEGSLEIVCCDVADDNSVSACAKEAGSYVTGLDILINNAAIYPKPNEERLEEIALKKITDAINTNTIGPMRMTKAFLGLLKKGDNPRVVNISSGAGSISKLMAPAPSYGYAISKAAMNMATRSMAGDLKAYGITVVSVSPGWVQTDMGGSNASISPQESAESITATVLNLNIDKASLWLNRQGQEAEWAW
- the recQ gene encoding DNA helicase RecQ, encoding MLHTLKSVFGFDTFRPYQREIVEAIVSGRDCFSVMPTGGGKSLCFQMPSLMMNGTCLVISPLIALMKDQVDAARTNGIRAACINSAQSDQERIQVFGDLYNGAIDLLYISPERFTMDTFLNNLSHVPLCMAAVDEAHCISDWGHDFRPEYLYLSEIIKRFPEVPVAAFTATATHRVQNDIITRLGLRNPLTVRASFNRPNLYYRTEQKSDIEKQIAEYIINTQAGSGIVYRTTRNNVESTAEYLCKCGIRAIPYHAGLDNEIRQRNQEAFNRDEVDVVVATIAFGMGIDKPNVRFVIHGDLPKNMESYYQETGRAGRDGDKAECVLFFGWGDVPKIRYFIDKIEDTTERRRLGASLNEMVTYAQNRTICRRKKILAYFGEMAESDKCDACDICESSVLLHDATGDARLIIKIIHQTHERFGILHIIDIIRGANTKRIREQGHNELEFYGKGKEKPKKYWQGLIDEMIGQDILDRTAGNYPVVTLCVDAFRILRNERSLKTALKAETPKNAAPNARTGKPSRPVKASGGDIVLFDRLRALRRHLASEKGVPPYIIFSDRTLHDMCARMPSSLGAMSMVNGVGDVKLEMYGTIFLKEIKAHIA